The following are encoded in a window of Oncorhynchus keta strain PuntledgeMale-10-30-2019 chromosome 10, Oket_V2, whole genome shotgun sequence genomic DNA:
- the LOC118389195 gene encoding caspase recruitment domain-containing protein 14-like isoform X2, translating to MAAECVPEGPDLKEMGEEDVWELINDNRHRISLGVKPCMLIPYLRQARVLTEMDEDEIISCLKLNNSSMRTSHMLDLLRIQGRNGAMALLESLMIHYPTIYTQVTGRKPSTEPSGFSGLIKYSDLTEYLVKALTGMQKELKEARQEASRLGSRCTSLEAQLGQTLERQEESRRLKADHGRMRKNLAAAHHDILKLKDEKCGLYARYTAVIEERSAANIHCSDLNLQVYQLQFELRKAQTETDYERQRSLKCTTPSQTQRLQEEISALRRQLLVAETIAPALGDILGQDLVEARDVHIELAEQLRCYREENEQLTRERQEMVEHKECLALQVQKLTLDCEMYQQKSTVIQSQLRELQAERDHACLSRDEAQAQNARSLAEKDTLRSANTEWKFSWESQGSSSDSLPSSPSPRPRLRRMHAICPDSDSVRGCNIKSRDITPSSVRSQNVEPPCPESLRTREKTLWYNRDSSETAECDVLLDNDFVFIPGGNEVEQSVMSNMPSCQSNNSDGLSRASAPPFLLRSRPRAMRITGRVLTISFQGEALLSQLQVVGGNKTGVFVHQVTEGSAANTVGISSGAQILEVKYEQAQQVLRMVLEDTTLEEARWALGQVRGFCHLSLRPNQDAYEKLLRQSGEAMSGDSFYVRVNMTLPGGSQDALSVSCNDILHVTCTLPAGADRSWRASHVHPCQLLDLKTGNLPNYYRAQRLLISAIEDMSIQPMALRKAQDKKKTVRIVSMGRQGRNPLWVCVEDSKDKRTGPGDASAPRGYLTLMPYTLVTPHYPPVCRPVLLLPTILGRVLDQKLAEWQGFQLCEPELLSSSEHAARLQSSEVLEECEQGGQWCYTLQSVERVMKQGTHCVLPLGLDCVRRLHRAEIFPIIIFIAQSKSRAARKLKSKVQRQGWSEEQQLECSRSEESLLDKLPCLYRIVSPDSWDDKTTLLTTLHSIILVEQKKIVWVEPDLW from the exons ATGGCAGCGGAATGTGTTCCGGAGGGGCCCGACCTCAAGGAGATGGGTGAGGAAGATGTGTGGGAGCTGATCAACGACAACCGTCATCGTATCTCCCTGGGTGTGAAACCATGTATGTTGATCCCCTACCTGCGCCAGGCCAGGGTCCTCACAGAGATGGATGAAGATGAGATCATCTCCTGCCTCAAGCTCAACAACAGCTCCATGAGGACCA GTCACATGCTGGACCTGCTGCGTATCCAGGGGAGGAACGGCGCAATGGCCCTGCTGGAGAGCCTGATGATCCACTACCCCACCATCTACACCCAGGTCACAGGCCGCAAGCCCAGCACCGAGCCCTCCGGCTTCAGTG GCCTGATTAAGTACTCGGACTTGACGGAGTACCTGGTCAAAGCCTTGACAGGGATGCAGAAGGAGCTGAAGGAGGCTCGGCAGGAGGCCAGTCGGCTGGGGTCACGTTGCACCTCCCTGGAGGCGCAGCTAGGTCAGACTCTGGAGCGGCAGGAGGAGTCTCGCCGTCTTAAGGCCGACCACGGCCGCATGAGGAAGAACTTGGCTGCCGCGCACCACGACATCTTGAAGCTGAAGGACGAGAAGTGTGGCCTGTATGCGCGGTACACCGCCGTCATCGAGGAGAGGTCGGCCGCCAACATCCACTGCAGCGACCTCAACCTGCAG GTATATCAGCTTCAGTTTGAGCTGCGCAAAGCCCAGACAGAGACGGACTATGAGAGGCAGCGCTCGCTCAAATGCACCACCCCCAGCCAGACGCAGCGACTGCAGGAGGAGATTAGCGCTCTGCGCAGGCAGCTACTGGTGGCGGAGACAATCGCCCCG gcgcTGGGGGATATCCTGGGCCAAGACCTGGTTGAGGCGAGGGATGTCCATATAGAGCTTGCTGAGCAGCTCAGGTgctacagagaggagaatgagcaGCTGACCCGCGAGAggcaggag ATGGTGGAACATAAAGAGTGTCTGGCGCTGCAGGTTCAGAAGCTGACTCTGGACTGTGAGATGTACCAGCAGAAGAGTACTGTCATACAGAGCCAACTGAGGGAgctacaggcagagagagaccac GCGTGCCTGTCCAGGGACGAGGCCCAGGCCCAGAATGCCAGGAGCTTGGCTGAGAAGGACACGCTGCGCAGCGCGAACACT gaaTGGAAGTTTAGCTGGGAGAGCCAGGGCTCCAGCAGTGACAGCCTCCCCTCCAGCCCCTCCCCTCGTCCCCGCCTCCGCCGCATGCATGCAATCTGCCCCGATTCCGATTCCGTGAGGGGATGCAATATAAAG agtcgcGATATTACTCCAAGTAGTGTCCGGTCCCAAAATGTGGAGCCTCCATGCCCAGAGTCACTGCGGACACGAGAAAAGACCCTATGGTACAATCGAGAcag CTCGGAGACGGCTGAATGTGACGTCTTACTTGACAATGACTTTGTGTTCATCCCCGGTG GCAATGAGGTTGAGCAATCTGTTATGTCAAACATGCCTTCCTGCCAAAGCAACAACAGTGATGG TCTCTCCAGGGCATCAGCCCCCCCGTTCCTGCTGCGCTCCCGGCCCCGGGCCATGCGCATCACTGGCCGAGTCTTGACCATCTCCTTCCAGGGGGAGGCGCTGCTGAGCCAGCTGCAGGTGGTGGGGGGTAACAAGACGGGAGTGTTCGTCCACCAGGTCACTGAGGGCTCCGCCGCCAACACAGTGGGCATTAGTTCGGGGGCACAAattctggag GTGAAGTATGAGCAGGCTCAGCAGGTTCTAAGGATGGTTCTGGAGGACACCACCCTGGAAGAGGCCAGGTGGGCTCTGGGGCAGGTCCGAGGCTTCTGCCACCTCTCCCTGAGGCCCAACCAAGATG cctatgAGAAGCTCCTGCGGCAGAGTGGCGAGGCCATGTCAGGTGACTCCTTCTACGTGCGCGTCAACATGACGTTACCCGGGGGCTCGCAGGACGCTCTGTCCGTTTCCTGTAACGACATCCTCCACGTCACATGCACCCTCCCAGCGGGCGCTGACCGCTCCTGGAGGGCCAGCCACGTCCACCCTTGCCAACTGCTGGATCTCAAGACTGGCAACTTGCCCAACTACTACAG GGCCCAACGCCTGCTGATCAGCGCTATCGAGGACATGAGCATCCAACCCATGGCACTTAGAAAG GCCCAGGACAAGAAGAAGACTGTGAGGATCGTCAGtatggggaggcaggggaggaatCCTCTGTGGGTCTGTGTAGAAGACAGCAAGGACAAGCGCACTGGGCCAG GGGATGCCTCTGCACCCAGAGGCTATTTGACCCTCATGCCCTACACCCTGGTCACGCCCCACTACCCACCCGTCTGTCGTCCGGTCCTCCTGCTACCCACAATCCTCGGCCGTGTCCTGGATCAGAAGCTGGCCGAGTGGCAGGGCTTTCAGTTGTGTGAGCCAG AGTTATTGAGTTCCAGTGAGCACGCTGCCAGGCTGCAGAGCTCTGAGGTGCTGGAGGAGTGTGAACAGGGGGGTCAGTGGTGTTACACCCTGCAGAGTGTTGAGAGGGTCATGAAACAG GGTACTCACTGTGTCCTGCCTCTAGGTCTGGACTGTGTACGCCGCCTCCACAGGGCAGAGATCTTccccatcatcatcttcatcGCCCAGTCCAAGTCCAGAGCAGCACGCAAACTCAA GTCTAAGGTGCAGCGTCAGGGCTGGTCCGAGGAGCAGCAACTGGAGTGTTCCCGCAGCGAGGAGTCGCTGCTGGACAAGCTGCCCTGCCTCTACCGCATCGTCAGCCCTGACTCGTGGGACGACAAAACCACTCTGCTCACCACCCTGCACTCCATCATCTTGGTGGAGCAGAAGAAGATTGTGTGGGTGGAGCCTGATTTGTGGTGA